CCCGGCCCACCCCGGCCCCCACCCAGCCCCGCCCGCCCCCGCCCGCCCCCGCCCGCCCGCCCCCGTTGATCATGAGGTTATCGCCCCGACACGCCGGACGGGATGGCAATAACCTCATGATCAACATGGGAGGGCGGGGGCGGGTGGGGGGCGGGGGTGGGGGTGGGTCAGGACAGGTTGGTTAGGTCTTCGGGGGTTAGGCGTAGGGCTGCGGCCGCAATGTTCTGCTCCAGGTGCTCCGGGTCTGTGGTGCCGGGGATGGCCAACACGTGTGGGCCCTGGTGCAGCGTCCAGGCCAGACGTACCTGCTGCGGGGTGACGCCGTGGGTGCGGGCCACCGCCTCGACGGCCACGCCCTGCGCGGCGCTCGCGCCCGCCTCCCGGCCGGTGCCGGCCAGCGCGAAGAACGGCACGTAGGCGATGCCCCGCTCACCGCAGAGCCGGACGAACTCGTCCTGCTCGCGGTAGGCGTCCACCCCGTAGTTGTTCTGCACGCAGACCACCGGCGCGATGCCCGCCACCTCGTCCAACTGCGTGGGCCGGGCGTTGGAGAGCCCGAGGTGCCGGATCAGCCCGGCGTCGCGCAACTCCGCGAGGGCGCCGAACCGATCGACCAGCGGCACCGGGCCGGGTCCGCGACCGAGGCGCAGGTTCACCACGTCGAGCTGGTCGCGGCCGAGCCGACGCAGGTTCTCCTCCACCTGGGCGCGCAACTGCGCCGGGGTGAGCGCCTCGGTGAAGCCCGCCTCCGGGTCGTACCCGAAGCCGACCTTGGTGGCGATCACCAGATCCTCCGGGTACGGGGCGAGCGCCGCGCGGATCAGCTCGGTCGCGTAGCGGGCCGGGCCGGTGCCGACCCGCAGGACGCCCCCGGGTGAGACGTAGAACGCGGCCGTGTCGATGTGGTTGACGCCCAGCTCCACGGCCCGGCGCAGCAGGGCGACGGCCCGGTCGCGGTCGGGGTTCGCGGTGATCCGCATGGAGCCGAAGCCCATGCGGTGCACGGTGCGGTCACCCAGGGTCCAGCTGCCCGCCGCGGCGGCGGTGATCTCGTCGGTTGGCATTCGGCGACCATAGCCAGCACGGGTACGCGGCGCAGTCGGCCACGTACCCGATACCGCTCGGCGACCGCGTGGGTTAGTTTTTGTGTGCTGACGGAGCCGTCTCGGCGGCGTGCGGCGGGCGCAGCACCCGCACCAGCAGCAGGGTCGGCAGCAGCAGCAGAGGCACCACCAGCAGCGCGCGCAGGGTGCCGACCTCGTCGCCGAGCAGCCCCAGCAACGGCGGCCCACCCAGGAACGCGGTGTAGCCGATCACCGCGACCACGCTCACCCGCACCGGCGCGTGCGCCTCCTCGTCGGCCGCCGCGCTCATCCCGACCGGGAAGCCCAGCGACGCCCCGAGGCCCCACAGCGCGACGCCGACGATGGCCACCGGCCCCGACCCGGCCAGCACGGCCAGGCCGGCCCCGACGACGGCGAGCCCGATGGTGCCGGTGAGCACCGGCACGCGACCCCACCGGTCCAGCGCGATGGTGCCGGCGGTGCGCCCGATGGTCATGCCCACCACGAAGACACCGAAGACCGCCGCGCCGGCGGCCTCGCTCAGGTCCCGTCCGTCGATGAACGCAACTGCCAGCCAGTCGTTGGCGGCACCCTCGGTGAACGCCGCCACCAGCACGAACAACCCGATCAGCAGGGTGCGCGGCTCCCGCCAGGCGGCGAGCTGCGCCCGGCGACGGGCAGCCGGGGTGGCGTCCGCCGGGTCGCCGGTGTGATCGCTGGCCACGGGCAGGAACGTCCGGGCGGCGAGTACGGTGCCGGTCAACACGACAACCGCCACCGCCACGAGATGCGTGCCGACGGGTACGTCGAACCGGGCCGCCAAGGCGCCCAGCCCCGCGCCGGCCACCGACCCGAGGCTCCACCCCGCGTGGAAACGGGGCATGATCGTCCGACCCAGCCGCCGTTCCACCGCCGCGCCCTCGACGTTCATCGCCACGTCGCAGGCGCCGGAGCCGTAGCCGAAGGTGGCCAATCCCAACGCGACGACGACGAACGACCCGGTCATCGTGGCGCCCAGCCCCGCCACGGTCAGGCCGACCGCCACCAGCACGGTGGCCAGGGTCACCGTGCGGGCCGCGCCGAGTCGCTGGGCGAGCAGGCCGGAGGTGGGCATGGCGAGCAGCGCGCCGACGCTCATCGCCAGCAGGAGCAACCCGAGCCGGCCGGCGGAGAGGTCCAACGCCTCACGGACCGCCGGCACCCGGGAGAACCAGCTGCCGACGGCCAGCCCGTTGAGGGTGAAGGTGACAGCGACGCCGTTGCGGGCGAGCAGCACAGCCCGCGAAGGCGGCGGCGCGGTGTCCGGGGCAACGGGTCTACTGGTGGTGGCGCTCACGGAGACAGGTCCTCTTTCTCGGGGTGATCTCTTGGGACGATCGCACACCTGAGAGCGCTACCACCACAAGCGGATACGCCCCTTACCGGCGGTGCGCCGGCCGGGGCATGATGTGAGCAGGCGTTTGTCCGACCGGACGGGCCGCCGCAGGAGGCGACGATGACGGCAGCGGCACACCGACCGGCCACCCTCGAAGACGTCGCGCGGGTCGCCGGGGTGTCCCGGTCCACCGCGTCGCGGGTGATCGCCGGCACCGGGTTCGCGTCCCCGGCCGCCCGGCAACAGGTCACGGCCGCCGTCGATCAGCTCGGTTACGTCCCCAACCCGGCCGCCCGGGCACTGGTCCGTGGTGGCGGCGTGCGACTGGTCGTGGCCGTCCTGGGGACCAGTGCGGCGGTGCTGGAAGACCCGTACGTCCACCAGGTGGTCGGCTCGGCCGCCCGGGTCTGCACGGCCGCCGGTGTCGGGGTGGCGCTGCACTGGCTGCCACTGGGCGACCCCCGCGGCCTCGACCAGCTCGGCGGGGATCGCACCGTCTGCGGGGTGATTCTGGTCAACACCACCGAGGACATGCTGGATGCGGTGCCCCGGTCGCTACACGGCCGGGTGGTCTCGATCGGCATCGGCTCGGCGGCGGTGCCGTCGTTCGACGTCGACAACGGCGCCGGCTCCGAGGCGGTGCTGCGCCACCTGTACGCCACGGGTCGCCGTCGGATCGCCATGGTGACCGGTCCCCGGTGGCTGCCCTGCGCGCAACGCCCCGTTGAGGCGTACCGCCGCCTCATGCGCCTCGTTGGCCTGCCGGAGCGGGAGCTACCGGGGGACTTCACCGCGGCGCGCGGCCGGTTGGCCGCCGGTGAGGCGCTGCGCCGCTGGCCGGACGTCGACGCGATCTACGCGATCAGCGACGACACCGCGCTCGGGGTGATCGCGGGCCTGCGTGACGCCGGCGTACGCGTGCCGGGCGACGTCGCGGTCGCCGGCTTCGACGACATCCCGCTGGCCGGCATGACCGCCCCGGCGCTGACCACCGCGAGCCACCCGGTGGGACGGATCGCCGTCGCCGCGGCCACCGCACTGCTGGACGGGCGTCCCGCCGCGCCAGAGACCCTGTTCCCTTCCGTCCTGGTGGCCCGCGCCAGCGCCTGAGCTCCGACGGTCAGAGGGTCACGGCCGCTCCCACCCTGGTGCGCGCGGCATGAAGCGGTGTTCGTGAAGCCGCAGCAGACGGCCGAACTCTTCGCCACGTTCGGGGCTCCACCGACGGACGTGACCGCCGTCGACCTGGCCATCCCGCAGATTCCGGTGTTCGAGAATGTTCCGCTCGGTTAACCGTCCACACCGGCCGGTCGCCGTCACGATCGTCGCCGGTTTGGTGCTCCTCGTCCCCGCGCCGGCGGGGGCCGCACCTGGAGGCACGGCCGGCGCGCCGACGACAGTGGTGGACGGGCCACGGCCGGGAGCCGACGGCGGGCAGGTGACGACTCCGGTGGTCGACGTGGTGGCGCCGGCGGTGGACGTTTTCGTCGTCACCGGCAGCGTCGAGGGTGACAGCACCGAGGCCGAGAGCTTCGACCGGGTCGAGCTGACCCTCGGCGCCGACGTGCTGTTCGCGTTCGGCAAGGCCGACCTGTCTCCGGCCGCGCACCAGCGGCTGGCGCAGATCGCCGAACGGATCCGCCAGCAGGCCAAGGGCGTGGTCCGGATCGACGGGCACACGGACGCGATCGGCGACCCGGCCGACAACCAGGAGAGCGAGCCGATCGCGACGGAGACCACCCCGGACGGCAGGGACAACCCGGCCGGCCGGGCGAAGAACCGCCGGGTCGAGATCCGCTTCGACAAATAGCGGGGTACGTCGGCTGGGGCCGGCGTACAGATGTCTCCTGCTGCAGTGTCAACCCTGTCAGCCCTGACGAATAACCCCTGGCGGGCCGGGTAACCGCGTCGGGCACTCCGTCGACCGCGAGGAGGGATGAGCCGTGTCCGACTCCTCGCCGTCGCGGCGGGACCCCACGCAGGGGCCCCGGCACGGCCGATTGACCACCCGCCGCCACCAGCCGGTGACACAGGCACCCACCGGGCTCGTGCCGATGAACGGCCCAGACGGTGAGCGGCTGGCGATGGCGTACGCCCCGGAGCCGGCAACCGACGCTTCGGCGTACCGGTTGGTGTTGCTTTTGCACGGTGCGGGCGGTTCGGCGCGGCAAGGCCTGGACCTGCTGCTGCCCGTCGCGGACGCGCATCACCTGCTGCTGGTTGCCCCACAGTCATCGGCGGCGAGCTGGGACCTGATCGCTGGCGGCTTCGGGGCGGACGTGGCGCGTATCGACGGACTGCTCGCGACCGCCTTCGACGGCTACCCGGTGCGTGACGTCACGCTGGGCGGCTTCTCCGACGGCGCTTCGTACGCGCTGTCGCTGGGCCTGGCCAACGGCGACCTGATCGACGCGCTGCTGGCCTTCTCGCCCGGTTTCGCCGCGCCACCGGCGACTCACGGCCGTCCACGGATCTTCGTGTCACACGGTGTGGACGACCGGGTGCTGCCGATCGACGTGTGCAGCCGCCGGCTCGTCCCCCATCTGCACGGCCTCGGCTACGACGTCACCTACCAGGAGTTCCAGGGCGGCCACGAGATCCCCACCCCCATCCGCGATACGGCCACCACCTGGCTGACCACCCCACCCCCACCCTGAAAAATAGACCGCCGGGCACGAGCATCGATGATCGCGGCGCTCGTCGTCAACGCACGACGTCAGACTGCGGGAAGGCCCAGGGCTTCGTCGACGCGGGCGAGGACGGCGACGTCGTCCTCGGGGTTCACGCCTCGTAGCAGGTCGATGGCCGTGGCACGAATCTGCCCGATGATCATGGCCAGTGGGAGGGTCTGCGTGGAGCCGAAAAGCTGCCCGGCGGTGTGCACGGCGGCCAGGGCGGCTTCGTCGGCCCGGGTGGCGTGCTGATCGGCGGCCTCGTCGTGTCCGTCCAGGTCGGCGGCGAGAGCCGCGCCGGCCTGCCGGACCGCCTCCGCCAGCGACCGCAGGGCGGCACCCAGCTCGGGCGGCGCAGCCGGGGCACGCAACTCCGACGGCGGAGCCGGGGTTTGCAGCCGGCTGAGTGTCACGCCGGCCCGGGCCAGCACCCGGACGTTGCGGACCGCATAGTCGATCTGTCGGATCGACTCGTCCACCGACCTCAGTCGACCGATGTGCTGGCGCCGACGGACGTTGAGCCGCAGCGCCTCACCGGCGGCCAGCACCCCGTTGCGCAGCCCGTCCACCCGGGCGTCCATCCCCCGGGCCTGCGTGAGCGCGGCGATGGCGGCGGCCTCGTCGCGGTGGTCCAGCGCGTCGGCGATCTCGCCCAGCAGCCCAGCCAACTCGTCGAAGGTTCGTCGTACCTCGGCGACCAGCGGTGCCAGCGGGTGCCGGGCGTCGACCAGCAGGCTGACGGCGAGGGCGACCGCGCCACCGAGCAGCGCGTCGACGAAGCGGAACGGCACCAGCGACCCGTCCGGCGGTGCGACCACCACCAGGTAGAGCGCGGAGACCGCGGCCTGCACCAGCGTCACGCCAGTGGCACCGAAGGCCACCGCGAGGAGGACGGTGAGCAGGATGACGGTGAACACCGTCCAGGTGGTGCCCGGGCCGAGCGCCTGCACCACCAGGTCCGCGACGAGCACCCCGGCGGCGACCCCGAGAACGACCTCGACCGCCCGGCGGATGCGCTGCCCCCGGGCCTGGCCGAGAACGATCAGGGCTGCGGCTGGCGCGAAGAAGGGCTGCGGGTGCCCGAGCAACCGGGTGGCCAGCAGCCAGGCCACCGTCGCGGCGACGGTCGCCTCCAGCACCGGCCGCCAGCCGTGCCGCAGCCGCCCGCCGGCCGTCCGCAGCCCGCCGAACCGCATCATCACCGACCTCCCGTACGCGCGCCTACCGGCCCGCATCCACCAGCACGATCGTCTCCCATCAGGCGGAGGACCTGCTCACCGGGCTGCTCCGCCTCCCTGCCCGTCGAACCGGTCGCCGCCGGCAGCCGCCTGCTGACGGTCAACTCCCGGTCAGGGCCCGCAGCAGCGTACGGACCGCGGCGCTCAGGTCGGCACGGCTGGCCGCGCTCCCGGGCTGCGGAGCGCTGAGCGCGCCTGCGCCGACGAGCCGATCGAAGAGCAGCCCGTCCACGAATGCGACGAACTGGTCGCCCTGCCGGTCGGGGTCGGTGGCACCGGCCCGGGTCAGCAGGTCCCGGGCCTGCACCCGAAGGCCGGTGCCGTGTTGCAGGATGCCCCGCAGTTCGGGCCGGTGCACCGCCTCCAGTAGGCAGGCGTAGCGGGCCAGGGTCCGGCTGCGCCCGGTGCTCAGCCAGCGGTCGAGCACCTCGGCGACGCCGGCGGCGAGCCCGTCGAGGTCGTTGCCGTCGAGGCGGGGTGCGGGTGTCGGGGGTGGCGGGCCGGTCGGCAGCTCGTATTCCGCCAGGTCGGCCCGGTCCCGTTCGGCGAGCCGTCCCACCACGGCCTCGATCAGCGACTGCCGGGTCCGCAGGTACGCGGAGGTGGTGCCGGGCGGCATTCCGGCGCGCCCGTCGACCGCCCGGTGGGTCAGCGCTCGCATCCCACCGTCGGCGATCAACTCGATGGCCGCGTCGGTCAGCAACGCGATCCGGTTCGTGCGGGCCGTCACGGCACTCCTTCTGTCCATGGTCCGCAGGTAGTATCACTCTTCTACAGGTGTAGAAAGGTGATCGACATGGACGACTCACACGCGGTGGTGGTCGGCGCCGGCATCGGCGGGTTGAGCGCGGCGCTCGCCCTGCACCGGCGCGGCTGGCGGGTCACCGTGCTGGAACGTGCCGCCCAGGCGCGCGAGGTCGGCGCCGGCCTGACCCTGATGGCCAACGCACTGCGCGGGCTGGACGCCCTCGGCCTCGGCCCGGCCGTGCGACGGGGTGGGCACGCCGAGGCGCCCGGCGGGATCCGCGACCGGCACGGGCGGTGGCTGTCCCAGGTGGACGGGGCGGAGATGACCCGACAGTTGGGCACCACGGCGCTTGGCGTCCACCGGACCACGCTGCACCGCATCCTGCGCGAGGCGCTGCCCGCCTCGGTGCTGCGGACCAGCGCCGACGTGGAGCACGTGGAGTCCGACCCGGACCACGCCGAGGTGCGCTATCGAGGGACGGACGGCCCGCACACCCTCACCGCCGACCTGGTGGTCGGCGCCGACGGCCTGCGCAGCCGGGTCCGCGCCCAGCTCTGGCCGCGACACCCCGGCCCGGCGTACGCCGGGTCGACGACATGGCGGGCGGCCATCGCGTTTCCCGAACCGGTTCCGACCGCGATCAGCTGGGGTCCGGGAGCCGAGTTCGGCATGGTGCCGATCGGCGATGGCCAGCTCTACTGGTTCGGCGCACTCAACGCCCCGCCCGGTGGCCACGCCCCCGACGAGTTGGCCGCCCTGCGGGAGCGCTTCGGGGACTGGCACGCCCCCATCCCGGCGCTACTCGCGGCGACCCCACCCGGAGTTGTCCTGCGCAACGACATCCACCACCTGGCCGTGCCGCTGCCGTCGTACGTGCGGGGACGGGTGGCGCTGCTCGGTGACGCCGCCCACGCGATGACACCCAACCTCGGGCAGGGTGCCGGGCAGGCGATCGAGGACGCGGTGGTGCTCGGCGCGGTCTGTGTCGGCGGTGCCGAGGGGGTGCCGGCCGCCCTGGCGGCGTACGACGAGCAGCGTCGCCCGCGCAGCCAGGCCATCGCCCGGGCCTCCGTCACGGCCGGCCGGTACGGCCAGCAACTGCGCAACCCGCTCGCCGTCGCGGTGCGGGACACGGCGTTGCGGCTCACTCCGGCCCGGGCTGCCCTGCGCGGTATGGCCCGCTACGCGGACTGGAGGCCTCCGGCGGGCTGAGTCGGCTCCGCGGGTCGGCCGGCGTCGTACTCGGGTGAGGCGAGAAACCGGGTCAGCACCTCGACAGTGCCCGGGGTCCAGGGGCGACCGTTGAGCACCTCGTCGCCGGGCACGAAGACCATCGCCGCACCCTCACCGAGCACCACGTCCTCCTGCCGGGCCCGAGTGGAGCCGAGGAAGTAGTGCTTCACCCGTCCCAGCTCGGGATGCGGCTGCACGGCGATCGGGTGCAGCGGCCCGTCGGCGCGCAGGCCGGTCTCCTCCCACAGCTCCCGCTCGGCAGCCTCCTCCGGCGTCTCCCCCGCCTCGGCGTGGCCGCCGGGCAGCCCCCACACGCTCGGGTGGTACGGGGCATTGTCGTCGCGCAGTTGCAGCAGCAGCCGCCCGTCGGGATCCACCAGCAGCACGCACGAGACCACGATCATCGGCTCAGCCTAGGGCGGGTGCGCCGCCCTGGTAGGCCCTCTCCCCCAACTCCACCAGTCGGGCGTGGTCGGCTGCGCTCCCGAGCATGCCGCGCAGGCCGGCGGCATAGGCGGTCGCGCCGTCCACTCCGAGCCGGGCGGCGACCGCGTACTCGTCGGCCAGGGTGATGTCGAAGATGGCCGGGTCGTCGGTCGACACCGAGCAGGCAACCCCGCCATCGGTCAGCACCGTCAACGGATGGGGGCGGTCCGCCCGGGCCACCCGGAGGCGCAGGTTGGAGGTGGGCGTCACGTCCAACACGATGCCCCGCTCGGCCAACTCGGCGACCAGCTCGGGATCGTCCACGGCCCGCACACCGTGCCGGATCCGGACCGCGCCCATCGCCAGCACCTCGCGGACCGCCTCCGGCCCGGCCGCCTCACCGGCGTGCGGCACGAACGGCAGGCCGCCGTCGCGGGCCACGTCCACCATCCGGGTGTACGGAATGGTCGGGTGCCGCCCCTCGGCACCGGACAGCCCGAAACCGACCACGCCCCGCCCGGCGAACCGGGTAGCGATGCGGGCTGCGGCCTCGGTGTAGCCGATGTCGTGACCTCGACAGACCTGCGGGGTCAACCCGATCGAGACGCCGTACGACTCGCGGGCCTCGGCCGCCGCGTCGACCAGAGCGGCGAGCACGTTCCCCCAGCCGGCCAACCCGAGCCGCTCCTCCGCGTCCACGATCGGTTCCAGGTGGACCGCGCCGTCGCGGGCGGCGTCCTCGGCGTAGGCCAGCAACGCCCGCCGGTAGTCCTGCGGGGTACGCAGCACCGCCGTCATCGCGTTCCAGGTGGCGATGAAGTCGTACAGGTGGTCGAACGTGCCGGGCGTCTCGGCCGGCACCGGGAGGCGATGGCCGTGGGCCAGCGCGGCCAGCAGCGCCGGGCGGATGGTCCCCTCCAGATGGACATGCAGTTCGATCTTCGGGGTGTGGCGCCGCGCCGGCGTCATCGCGGTCCTCCGGGGTGGCCGAACGGGGGCCTCAGCCTGCCCCACCCCGACCCGCGCCGACCTCCCCCGCGGGAGGGATCATCACCGTGAAAACGTGCTCGGCCCAAAACTCCAGAGTAGTCAATTGCACCGCCGAGAACCCCGGTCAAATATGACAGTGCGTCGGTACAATCGGCGACTGCGTTGTGACCGATCGCTGACTGCCCATGGTGAAAGCGATCACACACACTCATCCCATGAACAGGAGAGTCAACCGCGGTAAGGCACTCCGCGTCGCGGTGTGTCTCCTTCTTCTCGCCGCACTGAGCAGCTGCATGCAACTCAACATGGGGCTCACCGTCAACGCCGACGACACGGTCGACGGGCAATTGCTGCTGACGGCCCAGAAGTCCCTGCTGAGCTCCCGGAACAAGAACATTCCGGCGGCGTTCGCGGAGCTGCGGCAGAACATTCCCGCCCTTCCGCAGGGCGAGGAGACCGGTTACGAGGATGACAAACTCTTCGGCTCCCAGATCAGTTATCACAAGGCGCCGCTGGCAGGTTTCGACACGGAGAGCGTGAAACTGGTCCGGGACGGTGATCTGTACCGGTTCACATTGCCGCTCGACCCGTCGAAATACGGCGGTAAGGTTGCGCAGCAGAATCCGCAACAGCAGCAGGCATTCCTCAAGCTGATGTCGTTCGAGATCTCGGTGACGTTTCCCGGCAGGGTGATCGACAGCAATGGCACCGTCAACGGCCGGTCGGTCAGCTGGCAGGTGGACTCCAACCAGGACAAGCCGACCGAGCTGCGTGCGGTCGCCGAGGCGCCACCCCGACCGTCCCCCTCGCCGGCCGCCGCCAGCGACGAAGGCGGGTTCGGCTGGCCGCTGGTCGTCGGCGGCGTACTCCTCCTGCTGCTGCTCGGCGCGGTGGGCGTACTCCTGTTGTTGCGCCGTCGGCACCCCGCGGCGCCGGCGGCGCCCGGCCCGACCCCGCCCGGCCCACCCGCCGGCGCCCCGGGGCCCGGCTGATCCACCTGGTGGCCGGCTCA
The nucleotide sequence above comes from Micromonospora luteifusca. Encoded proteins:
- a CDS encoding LppM family (lipo)protein; this translates as MNRRVNRGKALRVAVCLLLLAALSSCMQLNMGLTVNADDTVDGQLLLTAQKSLLSSRNKNIPAAFAELRQNIPALPQGEETGYEDDKLFGSQISYHKAPLAGFDTESVKLVRDGDLYRFTLPLDPSKYGGKVAQQNPQQQQAFLKLMSFEISVTFPGRVIDSNGTVNGRSVSWQVDSNQDKPTELRAVAEAPPRPSPSPAAASDEGGFGWPLVVGGVLLLLLLGAVGVLLLLRRRHPAAPAAPGPTPPGPPAGAPGPG
- a CDS encoding aldo/keto reductase — protein: MPTDEITAAAAGSWTLGDRTVHRMGFGSMRITANPDRDRAVALLRRAVELGVNHIDTAAFYVSPGGVLRVGTGPARYATELIRAALAPYPEDLVIATKVGFGYDPEAGFTEALTPAQLRAQVEENLRRLGRDQLDVVNLRLGRGPGPVPLVDRFGALAELRDAGLIRHLGLSNARPTQLDEVAGIAPVVCVQNNYGVDAYREQDEFVRLCGERGIAYVPFFALAGTGREAGASAAQGVAVEAVARTHGVTPQQVRLAWTLHQGPHVLAIPGTTDPEHLEQNIAAAALRLTPEDLTNLS
- a CDS encoding OmpA family protein; this translates as MFRSVNRPHRPVAVTIVAGLVLLVPAPAGAAPGGTAGAPTTVVDGPRPGADGGQVTTPVVDVVAPAVDVFVVTGSVEGDSTEAESFDRVELTLGADVLFAFGKADLSPAAHQRLAQIAERIRQQAKGVVRIDGHTDAIGDPADNQESEPIATETTPDGRDNPAGRAKNRRVEIRFDK
- a CDS encoding TetR/AcrR family transcriptional regulator; translated protein: MTARTNRIALLTDAAIELIADGGMRALTHRAVDGRAGMPPGTTSAYLRTRQSLIEAVVGRLAERDRADLAEYELPTGPPPPTPAPRLDGNDLDGLAAGVAEVLDRWLSTGRSRTLARYACLLEAVHRPELRGILQHGTGLRVQARDLLTRAGATDPDRQGDQFVAFVDGLLFDRLVGAGALSAPQPGSAASRADLSAAVRTLLRALTGS
- a CDS encoding FUSC family protein; this translates as MRAGRRAYGRSVMMRFGGLRTAGGRLRHGWRPVLEATVAATVAWLLATRLLGHPQPFFAPAAALIVLGQARGQRIRRAVEVVLGVAAGVLVADLVVQALGPGTTWTVFTVILLTVLLAVAFGATGVTLVQAAVSALYLVVVAPPDGSLVPFRFVDALLGGAVALAVSLLVDARHPLAPLVAEVRRTFDELAGLLGEIADALDHRDEAAAIAALTQARGMDARVDGLRNGVLAAGEALRLNVRRRQHIGRLRSVDESIRQIDYAVRNVRVLARAGVTLSRLQTPAPPSELRAPAAPPELGAALRSLAEAVRQAGAALAADLDGHDEAADQHATRADEAALAAVHTAGQLFGSTQTLPLAMIIGQIRATAIDLLRGVNPEDDVAVLARVDEALGLPAV
- a CDS encoding LacI family DNA-binding transcriptional regulator, which encodes MTAAAHRPATLEDVARVAGVSRSTASRVIAGTGFASPAARQQVTAAVDQLGYVPNPAARALVRGGGVRLVVAVLGTSAAVLEDPYVHQVVGSAARVCTAAGVGVALHWLPLGDPRGLDQLGGDRTVCGVILVNTTEDMLDAVPRSLHGRVVSIGIGSAAVPSFDVDNGAGSEAVLRHLYATGRRRIAMVTGPRWLPCAQRPVEAYRRLMRLVGLPERELPGDFTAARGRLAAGEALRRWPDVDAIYAISDDTALGVIAGLRDAGVRVPGDVAVAGFDDIPLAGMTAPALTTASHPVGRIAVAAATALLDGRPAAPETLFPSVLVARASA
- a CDS encoding MFS transporter, whose amino-acid sequence is MSATTSRPVAPDTAPPPSRAVLLARNGVAVTFTLNGLAVGSWFSRVPAVREALDLSAGRLGLLLLAMSVGALLAMPTSGLLAQRLGAARTVTLATVLVAVGLTVAGLGATMTGSFVVVALGLATFGYGSGACDVAMNVEGAAVERRLGRTIMPRFHAGWSLGSVAGAGLGALAARFDVPVGTHLVAVAVVVLTGTVLAARTFLPVASDHTGDPADATPAARRRAQLAAWREPRTLLIGLFVLVAAFTEGAANDWLAVAFIDGRDLSEAAGAAVFGVFVVGMTIGRTAGTIALDRWGRVPVLTGTIGLAVVGAGLAVLAGSGPVAIVGVALWGLGASLGFPVGMSAAADEEAHAPVRVSVVAVIGYTAFLGGPPLLGLLGDEVGTLRALLVVPLLLLPTLLLVRVLRPPHAAETAPSAHKN
- a CDS encoding adenosine deaminase family protein, which encodes MTPARRHTPKIELHVHLEGTIRPALLAALAHGHRLPVPAETPGTFDHLYDFIATWNAMTAVLRTPQDYRRALLAYAEDAARDGAVHLEPIVDAEERLGLAGWGNVLAALVDAAAEARESYGVSIGLTPQVCRGHDIGYTEAAARIATRFAGRGVVGFGLSGAEGRHPTIPYTRMVDVARDGGLPFVPHAGEAAGPEAVREVLAMGAVRIRHGVRAVDDPELVAELAERGIVLDVTPTSNLRLRVARADRPHPLTVLTDGGVACSVSTDDPAIFDITLADEYAVAARLGVDGATAYAAGLRGMLGSAADHARLVELGERAYQGGAPALG
- a CDS encoding alpha/beta hydrolase, with product MSDSSPSRRDPTQGPRHGRLTTRRHQPVTQAPTGLVPMNGPDGERLAMAYAPEPATDASAYRLVLLLHGAGGSARQGLDLLLPVADAHHLLLVAPQSSAASWDLIAGGFGADVARIDGLLATAFDGYPVRDVTLGGFSDGASYALSLGLANGDLIDALLAFSPGFAAPPATHGRPRIFVSHGVDDRVLPIDVCSRRLVPHLHGLGYDVTYQEFQGGHEIPTPIRDTATTWLTTPPPP
- a CDS encoding FAD-dependent oxidoreductase: MDDSHAVVVGAGIGGLSAALALHRRGWRVTVLERAAQAREVGAGLTLMANALRGLDALGLGPAVRRGGHAEAPGGIRDRHGRWLSQVDGAEMTRQLGTTALGVHRTTLHRILREALPASVLRTSADVEHVESDPDHAEVRYRGTDGPHTLTADLVVGADGLRSRVRAQLWPRHPGPAYAGSTTWRAAIAFPEPVPTAISWGPGAEFGMVPIGDGQLYWFGALNAPPGGHAPDELAALRERFGDWHAPIPALLAATPPGVVLRNDIHHLAVPLPSYVRGRVALLGDAAHAMTPNLGQGAGQAIEDAVVLGAVCVGGAEGVPAALAAYDEQRRPRSQAIARASVTAGRYGQQLRNPLAVAVRDTALRLTPARAALRGMARYADWRPPAG
- a CDS encoding NUDIX domain-containing protein, which gives rise to MIVVSCVLLVDPDGRLLLQLRDDNAPYHPSVWGLPGGHAEAGETPEEAAERELWEETGLRADGPLHPIAVQPHPELGRVKHYFLGSTRARQEDVVLGEGAAMVFVPGDEVLNGRPWTPGTVEVLTRFLASPEYDAGRPAEPTQPAGGLQSA